A section of the Oryza sativa Japonica Group chromosome 1, ASM3414082v1 genome encodes:
- the LOC4327810 gene encoding GATA transcription factor 16: MDMDSSSSPVDKVDPDECNGSKACADCHTTKTPLWRGGPGGPKSLCNACGIRYRKRRRAALGLDSSATATATDGAEQQKKTKAKKEKAQEEEVTMELHTVGFRSKDAAVFKQRRRMRRRKCLGEEERAAILLMALSSGVIYA; encoded by the exons ATGGATATggattcttcctcctccccggtGGACAAGGTGGATCCCGACGAGTGCAACGGCTCTAAGGCTTGCGCTGACTGCCACACTACCAAGACTCCGCTATGGCGAGGCGGACCCGGAGGACCCAAG TCGCTGTGCAACGCATGCGGGATCCGGTATCggaagaggcggcgggcggcgctcgGCCTGGACTcttccgccaccgccaccgccaccgacggAGCGGAGCAGCAGAAGAAGACTAAGGCCAAGAAGGAAAAGgcacaggaggaggaggtcacCATGGAGCTCCACACGGTGGGCTTCCGCAGCAAGGACGCTGCTGTGTTCAAGCAGCGCCGGCGGATGCGCCGCAGGAAATGCcttggcgaggaggagagggccgCCATCCTGCTCATGGCACTCTCCTCGGGCGTCATCTACGCCTGA
- the LOC4327811 gene encoding probable LRR receptor-like serine/threonine-protein kinase At1g67720, whose product MMAPLCCCLLRARRLLFFFFFFFFFFFAVAVVLFSSVSVAQIPGFQSIDCGGSGNYTDEVGLEWTGDEAYVGGGAGTTASISSISGQGRRPYRTVRYFPADGRKYCYRVSVKARTRYLVRASFLYGNFDGSRVFPEFDLYVGASRWSTIVIYDESKVVTREMVALAQSGPSLSVCLANATTGHPFISTLELRPLNASLYHTAFEAAFFLSLAARINFGAPTADPVRYPDDPYDRVWESDMARRPNFLVDAAPGTIRVATDNPVFVASGERPPQKVMQTAVVGTLGALTYRLDLNGFPGSGWACSYLAEIEDDAAATARRFKLYIPGLAEVSKPTVDIGENAPGKYRVYQPGYDNISLPFVLPFAFRKTDDSARGPILNAMEIYSYIPILPASPDAVAMDALAARYQQQQHSWAREGGDPCVPAPWSWLTCTSSRVIAINLSGNNLTGAIPPELAALPCLQEIRLDNNMLTGPIPDLSACTNLTVIHLENNQLEGGVPSYLSGLPKLSELYLENNRLSGVIPRALLSRTIVFKYSGNKHVRVGKQEEEERNVIIGICALMGIGLLLAAALCYAYNVSVSGRKQLQGASAGGNSKSKSIVVSAEQKKKATPVAGGGGGEIDNMMAAMAARGPLEFEVRELEEATSKFARKIGSGGFGVVYYGRLGDGREIAVKVASSNESIQGKKQLANEVALLSRIHHRNLVAFLGYCWERDSSSYMLVYEYMHNGSLKEQLQMMSISWLRRLQVAEDAAKGIEYLHCGCTPAIIHRDIKTSNILLDAHMRAKVSDLGLSKSNKATNSTTNTITTHVRGTLGYLDPHYYVSQQLTHKSDLYSFGIILLELISGRPPILLTPGAGAMASLGPWAKSHYESGDIEAIVDPSLRGRYRDVHSVWKVAETAVRCIDADPRGRPSMPEVVKDIQEAIALEMPSSESERPAASFFSPGAGAAGARSSATVRSHDLVMDNLMYDSSFCDSLNLPRTPR is encoded by the exons ATGATGGCTCCTCTCTGCTGCTGCCtcctgcgcgcgcggcggctcctcttcttcttcttcttcttcttcttcttcttcttcgccgtcgccgtcgtcttgtTCTCCTCCGTCTCCGTCGCCCAGATACCTG GGTTCCAGAGCATCGACTGCGGGGGCTCCGGCAACTACACCGACGAGGTCGGGCTGGAGTGGACGGGCGACGAGGCGTACGTGGGCGGGGGCGCAGGCACGACGGCGAGCATCTCGTCCATCTCGGGGCAGGGGCGGCGGCCTTACAGGACGGTGCGGTATTTCCCAGCGGACGGGCGCAAGTACTGCTACAGGGTGAGCGTGAAGGCCAGGACGAGGTACCTGGTGCGTGCGAGCTTCCTGTACGGCAACTTCGACGGCAGCAGGGTGTTCCCGGAGTTCGACCTGTACGTGGGCGCCTCGCGGTGGTCCACCATCGTCATCTACGACGAGTCCAAGGTGGTGACGAGGGAGATGGTGGCGCTGGCTCAGTCCGGACCCTCCCTCTCCGTCTGCCTCGCCAACGCCACCACCGGCCACCCCTTCATCTCCACCCTCGAGCTCCGCCCTCTCAACGCCTCCCTCTACCACACCGCCTTCGAGgccgccttcttcctctccctcgccgcccgcATCAACTTCGGCGCCCCCACCGCCGATCCCGTCCGCTACCCCGACGACCCCTACGACCGCGTCTGGGAGTCCGACATGGCGCGCAGGCCAAACTTCCTCGTCGACGCCGCGCCCGGCACCATCCGCGTCGCCACCGACAACCCCGTCTTCGTGGCCTCCGGCGAGCGCCCGCCGCAGAAGGTGATGCAGACCGCGGTGGTGGGCACGCTGGGCGCGCTCACCTACAGACTGGACCTCAACGGCTTCCCGGGCAGCGGGTGGGCCTGCTCGTATCTGGCGGAGATCGAGGACGACGCGGCCGCCACGGCGCGAAGGTTCAAGCTCTACATCCCGGGGCTGGCCGAGGTGAGCAAGCCGACGGTGGACATCGGAGAGAACGCGCCGGGGAAGTACCGGGTGTACCAGCcgggctacgacaacatctcgcTGCCGTTCGTGCTCCCCTTCGCCTTCCGCAAGACGGACGACTCCGCCAGGGGCCCCATCCTCAATGCCATGGAGATCTACAGCTATATCCCCATACTCCCTGCCTCGCccgacgccgtcgccatggACGCCCTGGCGGCGCgctaccagcagcagcagcacagctGGGCGCGGGAGGGCGGCGACCCGTGTGTTCCCGCACCCTGGTCCTGGCTCACTTGCACCTCATCCAGAGTCATCGCCAT AAATCTTTCAGGAAACAACTTGACAGGCGCCATTCCACCGGAGCTAGCGGCGCTCCCATGCTTACAGGAGAT CCGGCTTGACAACAACATGCTGACAGGCCCAATTCCGGACCTCAGTGCTTGTACAAACCTGACAGTCAT ACACTTAGAGAACAATCAACTGGAGGGCGGTGTGCCGTCATACCTAAGCGGTCTGCCCAAGCTCAGCGAGCT GTACCTAGAGAACAACAGGCTGTCTGGAGTCATTCCCAGGGCTCTGCTAAGTAGAACCATTGTTTTCAA GTACTCAGGGAACAAGCATGTCCGAGTGGGGaagcaagaggaggaggagcggaatGTGATAATTGGGATATGTGCGCTGATGGGAATAGGCTTGTTGCTTGCAGCTGCCCTGTGCTATGCCTATAATGTTAGTGTTAGCGGGAGGAAACAATTACAAGGTGCTAGTGCGGGTGGGAACAGCAAGAGCAAGAGCATAGTCGTGTCCGCGGAGCAGAAGAAGAAGGCAACACCagtagcaggaggaggaggaggagaaataGACAACATGATGGCGGCTATGGCAGCGCGGGGTCCGTTGGAGTTCGAGGTGAGggagctggaggaggcgaccagCAAGTTCGCGAGGAAGATCGGGTCGGGCGGGTTCGGGGTGGTGTACTACGGGAGGCTGGGAGACGGGAGGGAGATCGCGGTGAAGGTGGCGAGCAGCAACGAGTCGATCCAAGGGAAGAAGCAGCTGGCCAACGAGGTGGCGCTTCTGTCCAGGATACACCACCGCAACCTGGTGGCGTTCCTGGGCTACTGCTGGGAGCGCGACAGCAGCAGCTACATGCTGGTGTACGAGTACATGCACAACGGCAGCCTCAAGGAGCAGCTGCAGATGATGAGCATCAGCTGGCTCCGGCGGCTGCAGGTGGCGGAGGACGCGGCCAAGGGGATCGAGTACCTGCACTGCGGCTGCACGCCGGCCATCATCCACCGGGACATCAAGACCAGCAACATCCTCCTGGACGCCCACATGAGGGCCAAGGTGTCCGACCTGGGACTCTCCAAGTCCAACAAGGCCACCAACTCCACCACCAATACCATCACCACCCACGTGCGCGGCACCCTCGGCTACCTGGACCCGCACTACTACGTCTCCCAGCAGCTCACCCACAAGAGCGACCTCTACAGCTTCGGCATCATCCTGCTCGAGCTCatctccggccgcccgcccatCCTGCTCACGCCCGGCGCCGGTGCCATGGCCAGCCTCGGGCCCTGGGCCAAGTCGCACTACGAGAGCGGCGACATCGAGGCCATCGTGGACCCGTCGCTGCGCGGCCGCTACCGCGACGTGCACTCGGTGTGGAAGGTGGCCGAGACGGCGGTGCGGTGCATCGACGCCGATCCCCGGGGGCGCCCGTCCATGCCCGAGGTGGTCAAGGACATCCAGGAGGCCATCGCGCTGGAGATGCCGTCCTCGGAGTCGGAGAGGCCCGCCGCCAGCTTCTTCTCTCCGGGGGCGGGGGCAGCCGGTGCGCGCTCCTCGGCGACGGTGCGGTCGCACGACCTCGTCATGGACAACCTCATGTACGACTCCAGCTTCTGCGATTCCCTCAACCTGCCCCGCACGCCCAGATAG
- the LOC136355537 gene encoding uncharacterized protein, with translation MPSSSSLAVNQSLPTITLNPKVRIYLRLPTSEDIEHILQVNESRGFPSMLRSIDCMHWRWESCPRAWRGQFTRGDYKVPTIILEVVASHDLWIWHAFFGVAGSNNDINVLNQSPLFLEQVRGEAPRVHFFVNGNEYNNGYYLADGIYPDWASFMKSISLPQTEKHKLFAERQEGARKDVEQAFGVLQARFNIVRCPVKKWKRKSVGKIMLACVILPNMIVEDEREDAICDIDLNRIPRTSIVLPPEVTSGDNPCFTDVLRRKSAIRACSVHTQLITDLIEHIWRRFGHRQQA, from the exons ATGCCGAGTTCATCT tcccttgCTGTAAATCAATCTCTCCCCACaataaccctaaaccctaaagtGAGGATATATTTGCGACTACCCACAAGTGAGGATATAGAGCATATACTACAGGTTAACGAGTCTCGTGGCTTTCCAAGTATGCTAAGGAGTATAGATTGCATGCACTGGAGGTGGGAGAGTTGTCCTAGAGCTTGGAGGGGCCAATTCACCCGTGGTGACTACAAAGTCCCAACAATTATCCTTGAAGTGGTTGCTTCACATGACCTTTGGATTTGGCACGCTTTCTTTGGTGTCGCTGGTTCTAACAACGACATCAATGTGCTGAATCAGTCCCCTCTATTCCTTGAACAAGTTAGAGGGGAGGCTCCTCGGGTTCATTTTTTTGTTAACGGGAATGAGTATAACAATGGGTATTACCTTGCTGATGGTATATACCCAGATTGGGCTAGCTTCATGAAATCTATATCACTTCCACAAACAGAGAAGCATAAATTGTTTGCTGAACGTCAAGAAGGGGCAAGAAAAGATGTGGAGCAGGCTTTTGGAGTGTTACAAGCCCGTTTCAACATTGTGCGCTGTCCAGTGAAGAAGTGGAAACGGAAGAGTGTTGGGAAAATCATGCTAGCTTGTGTGATTCTCCCCAATATGATTGTTGAAGATGAGAGAGAGGATGCGATATGTGACATTGACCTCAATAGAATTCCTAGGACATCAATAGTCCTGCCTCCTGAAGTAACTTCTGGTGATAATCCATGTTTTACTGATGTGCTACGTAGAAAATCTGCTATTCGTGCTTGTTCTGTGCATACCCAACTGATAACTGATTTAATTGAGCATATTTGGCGTCGGTTTGGACATAGGCAACAGGCATAA
- the LOC9272410 gene encoding tetraspanin-6 isoform X1 → MYSRRAAAGGEQQHLSNRVVGLVNLVTLVASVPIIGAGLWLQAHGGSSPCGSALQAPLLAIGFVTLLVSLAGFLGACYHVPSALWLYLAAMLLLVLALLGITVFGLAVTAGGGGTQVAGRPYREFRLADYSSWLQRHVRAERYWRPALACVLAARACDTLAAWTPLDYLRNDLTPVQSGCCKPPTACTYYDDAQQQQQQPDCYRWSNAPGVLCYGCDSCKAGVLEQLRRHWHNVTILNVVLLLLLILFYSCACCAFRNTATATSSKTIFHLHPRWEYRWYLLYLCARESQGGGMDEDS, encoded by the exons ATGTATAGccggcgggcagcggcgggaggagagCAGCAGCACCTGAGCAACAGGGTGGTGGGATTGGTGAACCTGGTGACGCTTGTGGCGTCCGTCCCCATCATCGGCGCGGGGCTCTGGCTGCAGGCTCACGGCGGGTCATCGCCGTGCGGGTCCGCGCTGCAGGCGCCGCTGCTGGCCATCGGGTTCGTGACCCTCCTCGTCTCGCTGGCTGGCTTCCTAGGCGCCTGCTACCACGTCCCCTCGGCGCTGTGGCTGTACCTCGCCGCCATGCTGCTCCTCGTGCTGGCCCTGCTCGGGATCACCGTCTTCGGGCTGGCCGTCACCGCGGGAGGGGGCGGCACGCAGGTGGCCGGCAGGCCCTACCGTGAGTTCCGCCTCGCCGACTACTCGTCGTGGCTGCAGCGCCACGTGCGGGCGGAGCGGTACTGGAGGCCGGCGCTGGCCTGCGTGCTGGCTGCCAGGGCCTGCGACACCCTCGCCGCCTGGACGCCCCTCGACTACCTCCGCAATGACCTCACGCCCGTGCAGTCCGGTTGCTGCAAGCCGCCCACCGCGTGCACCTACTATGACGatgcccagcagcagcagcagcagcccgaCTGCTACCGGTGGAGCAACGCCCCCGGCGTGCTGTGCTACGGGTGCGACTCGTGCAAGGCCGGCGTGCTGGAGCAGCTGCGTCGCCACTGGCACAACGTCACCATCCTcaacgtcgtcctcctcctgcttCTCATCCTCTTCTACTCCTGCGCTTGCTGCGCCTTCCGTAACACTGCCACTGCCACATCCTCCAAGACgatcttccatctccatccgcgCTGGGAGTACCGCTGGTATCTACTTTATCTTTGCGCGCGAGAGA GTCAAGGTGGTGGCATGGACGAAGATAGCTAG
- the LOC9272410 gene encoding tetraspanin-6 isoform X2, whose protein sequence is MYSRRAAAGGEQQHLSNRVVGLVNLVTLVASVPIIGAGLWLQAHGGSSPCGSALQAPLLAIGFVTLLVSLAGFLGACYHVPSALWLYLAAMLLLVLALLGITVFGLAVTAGGGGTQVAGRPYREFRLADYSSWLQRHVRAERYWRPALACVLAARACDTLAAWTPLDYLRNDLTPVQSGCCKPPTACTYYDDAQQQQQQPDCYRWSNAPGVLCYGCDSCKAGVLEQLRRHWHNVTILNVVLLLLLILFYSCACCAFRNTATATSSKTIFHLHPRWEYRWSRWWHGRR, encoded by the exons ATGTATAGccggcgggcagcggcgggaggagagCAGCAGCACCTGAGCAACAGGGTGGTGGGATTGGTGAACCTGGTGACGCTTGTGGCGTCCGTCCCCATCATCGGCGCGGGGCTCTGGCTGCAGGCTCACGGCGGGTCATCGCCGTGCGGGTCCGCGCTGCAGGCGCCGCTGCTGGCCATCGGGTTCGTGACCCTCCTCGTCTCGCTGGCTGGCTTCCTAGGCGCCTGCTACCACGTCCCCTCGGCGCTGTGGCTGTACCTCGCCGCCATGCTGCTCCTCGTGCTGGCCCTGCTCGGGATCACCGTCTTCGGGCTGGCCGTCACCGCGGGAGGGGGCGGCACGCAGGTGGCCGGCAGGCCCTACCGTGAGTTCCGCCTCGCCGACTACTCGTCGTGGCTGCAGCGCCACGTGCGGGCGGAGCGGTACTGGAGGCCGGCGCTGGCCTGCGTGCTGGCTGCCAGGGCCTGCGACACCCTCGCCGCCTGGACGCCCCTCGACTACCTCCGCAATGACCTCACGCCCGTGCAGTCCGGTTGCTGCAAGCCGCCCACCGCGTGCACCTACTATGACGatgcccagcagcagcagcagcagcccgaCTGCTACCGGTGGAGCAACGCCCCCGGCGTGCTGTGCTACGGGTGCGACTCGTGCAAGGCCGGCGTGCTGGAGCAGCTGCGTCGCCACTGGCACAACGTCACCATCCTcaacgtcgtcctcctcctgcttCTCATCCTCTTCTACTCCTGCGCTTGCTGCGCCTTCCGTAACACTGCCACTGCCACATCCTCCAAGACgatcttccatctccatccgcgCTGGGAGTACCGCTG GTCAAGGTGGTGGCATGGACGAAGATAG
- the P58B gene encoding dnaJ protein P58IPK homolog B precursor, giving the protein MARWPWRWRVLLPLLLLHSSPVFAQEGQDNDPSTLFKRASEMMNLRKYDGSLGLLNAVLEVDPNHSEAYRQRASVLRHKCRYKEAEGDYSKYLELKPGSSSVEKELSQLLQAQNALESAYGQFESHDFSKVLEYINKIVLVFSPNCLKAKLLKAKALLALEDYSSVISETGFILKEDEDNLDALLLRGRAYYYLADHDVASRHYQKGLRLDPEHSELKKAYFGLKNLLKKTKSAEDNAAKGKLRVSAEDYKAALAMDPDHTSYNVHLYLGLCKVLVKLGRGKEAISSCTEALNIDGELVDALTQRGEAKLLTEDWEGAVQDLKEASQKSPQDMGIREALMRAEKQLKLSKRKDWYKILGISKTASAADIKRAYKKLALQWHPDKNVDNREEAENMFREIAAAYEVLGDEDKRVRYDRGEDLDEMNMGGGGGGFNPFGGGGQQYTFHYDGGFYGGGGFPGGGFPGGFQFNFG; this is encoded by the exons atggcgcggtggccgtggaggtggagggtgctgctgccgctgcttctCCTTCACTCCTCCCCCGTCTTCGCGCAAG AAGGCCAAGATAATGATCCCTCTACTTTGTTCAAACGAGCCTCAGAAATGATGAACCTAAGGAAATATGATGGATCACTTGGTCTGCTAAATGCTGTGTTGGAGGTTGACCCAAATCACTCAGAAGCTTACAGGCAGCGTGCATCTGTGCTTCGTCACAAGTGCAG GTACAAGGAAGCGGAGGGTGACTATAGCAAATACCTGGAGCTAAAACCTGGGAGTTCTTCTGTGGAAAAGGAATTATCTCAACTGCTTCAGGCTCAAAATGCATTAGAGTCTGCTTATGGCCAATTTGAATCTCATGACTTCTCAAAAGTCCTGGAGTACATCAACAAAATTGTGCTTGTTTTTTCTCCAAACTGCTTAAAG GCGAAGCTTCTCAAGGCTAAAGCATTGCTAGCACTTGAAGACTACTCAAGTGTTATCTCAGAAACAGGATTTATTCTGAAGGAAGATGAAGATAACCTGGATGCCTTGTTGCTTCGTGGCCGAGCATATTACTACCTCGCTGATCATGATGTTGCATCCAG GCACTACCAGAAAGGCCTTCGTCTAGACCCTGAACATTCAGAACTGAAGAAAGCATATTTTGGGTTGAAAAATCTTCTGAAGAAGACTAAGAGT GCTGAAGATAATGCTGCCAAGGGTAAGCTACGTGTGTCTGCTGAGGACTACAAGGCAGCCCTAGCAATGGATCCAGATCATACTTCTTACAATGTACATCTTTATCTTGGGCTATGTAAGGTTCTGGTTAAACTCGGAAGAGGCAAGGAGGCTATCAGTAGCTGTACAGAAGCACTCAACATAGATGGAGAACTTGTTGATGCATTAACACAG AGAGGTGAAGCTAAGCTTCTTACAGAAGACTGGGAAGGAGCGGTTCAGGATCTAAAAGAAGCTTCCCAGAAATCTCCCCAG GACATGGGAATCCGAGAAGCACTAATGAGAGCTGAAAAGCAGCTTAAGTTAAGCAAAAGAAAAGATTGGTATAAGATCCTTGGCATTTCAAAGACGGCATCAGCTGCAGATATTAAGCGTGCCTACAAGAAGTTGGCACTGCAGTGGCATCCAGATAAAAATGTAGATAACCGAGAAGAAGCAGAAAACATGTTTCGAGAAATTGCTGCAGCTTATGAG GTTCTTGGGGATGAAGATAAACGTGTAAGATACGACCGAGGAGAGGATCTTGATGAGATGAAtatgggaggaggaggtggtggtttCAATCCTTTTGGGGGAGGTGGTCAGCAATACACATTCCATTACGATGGTGGATTCtatggaggaggaggattcCCCGGGGGCGGCTTTCCTGGAGGATTTCAGTTCAACTTTGGATAG
- the LOC4327813 gene encoding transcription factor MYB44, giving the protein MGMCSKTRKKGSWRAEEDALLTRLVAQHGPHRWSIISGAIPGRSGKSCRLRWCNQLSPAVQHRPFTPQEDALLAAAHARHGNKWATIARLLPGRTDNSVKNHWNSNLRRCLRRQAKFKSKDPDLLPDPINIPPDCIVVLNDDDEPADRPVTPPAIIQAQAQETLPSLTLSLSLSLPGAAAAAAEVEVAPPPPRALAAASEIQDGSSRSSSASRVMLQVMRQMVREEVQRHTAQLAYSLMALASCSRRPPN; this is encoded by the coding sequence ATGGGGATGTGTAGCAAGACAAGGAAGAAGGGGTCGTGGAGGGCGGAAGAGGACGCGCTGCTGACGAGGCTGGTGGCGCAGCATGGCCCCCACCGGTGGAGCATCATCAGCGGCGCCATCCCGGGGCGCTCCGGCAAGTCGTGCCGGCTGCGGTGGTGCAACCAGCTGAGCCCGGCCGTGCAGCACCGCCCCTTCACCCCGCAAGAGGatgccctcctcgccgccgcccatgccCGCCACGGGAACAAGTGGGCCACCAtcgcccgcctcctccccggccgcACCGACAACTCCGTCAAGAACCACTGGAACTCCAACCTCCGGAGGTGCCTCCGCCGCCAAGCCAAATTCAAATCCAAGGACCCTGATCTGCTGCCCGATCCAATTAATATTCCACCTGACTGCATCGTCGTgctcaacgacgacgacgagcctgCAGATCGGCCGGTCACGCCGCCCGCCATCATCCAGGCCCAGGCCCAGGAGACACTACCGTCGCTGACCCTGAGCCTTAGCCTTTCCCTGcccggcgccgctgctgctgctgctgaggtTGAggtggcaccgccgccgcccagggCACTGGCAGCTGCTTCTGAGATCCAAGACGGCAGCAGCAGATCATCATCGGCATCGCGTGTCATGTTGCAGGTGATGCGACAGATGGTGAGGGAAGAGGTGCAGCGCCATACTGCGCAGCTCGCCTACTCCCTCATGGCCCTGGCCTCCTGCAGCCGTAGGCCCCCAAATTAG
- the LOC4327814 gene encoding pentatricopeptide repeat-containing protein At3g16610 yields MRHRSLAAAASASAPPPQMPPSFHFHWRHHAARRLSSTTACLHPPPLQPPRASASASASLLLQLQDHIASGHLSRAHHLFDQIPSPDVRTYNDLIRAYSSSSPTAAADGLHLYRRMLRHRVAPNNYTFPFALKACSALADHHCGRAIHRHAIHAGLQADLFVSTALLDMYVKCACLPDAAHIFATMPARDLVAWNAMLAGYAHHGMYHHAVAHLLSMQMQMHRLRPNASTLVALLPLLAQQGALAQGTSVHAYCIRACLHPNRNSKSKLTDGVLLGTALLDMYAKCGSLLYARRVFDAMPARNEVTWSALIGGFVLCSRMTQAFLLFKAMLAQGLCFLSPTSIASALRACASLDHLRMGEQLHALLAKSGVHADLTAGNSLLSMYAKAGLIDQAIALFDEMAVKDTVSYSALVSGYVQNGRAEEAFLVFKKMQACNVEPDAATMVSLIPACSHLAALQHGRCSHGSVIIRGLASETSICNALIDMYAKCGRIDLSRQVFNMMPSRDIVSWNTMIAGYGIHGLGKEATALFLEMNNLGFPPDGVTFICLLSACSHSGLVIEGKHWFHVMGHGYGLTPRMEHYICMVDLLSRGGFLDEAYEFIQSMPLRADVRVWVALLGACRVYKNIDLGKKVSRMIQELGPEGTGNFVLLSNIYSAAGRFDEAAEVRIIQKVQGFKKSPGCSWIEINGSLHAFVGGDQSHPQSPEIYRELDNILVGIKKLGYQPDTSFVLQDLEEEEKEKALICHSEKLAIAYGILSLSEDKTIFVTKNLRVCGDCHTVIKHISLVKRRAIIVRDANRFHHFKNGQCSCGDFW; encoded by the coding sequence ATGCGTCACCGTtctcttgctgctgctgcttctgcttctgcgcCGCCACCACAAATGCCGCCCTCGTTCCACTTCCATTGGCGCCACCATGCTGCTCGTCgcctctcctccaccaccgcctgccTCCATCCACCTCCACTGCAACCTCCTcgagcgtcggcgtcggcgtcggcgtcgctcctcctccagctaCAGGACCACATCGCCAGCGGCCACCTCTCCCGCGCTCACCACCTGTTCGATCAAATCCCCAGCCCGGACGTTCGCACCTACAACGACCTCATCCGAGcctactcctcctcctcaccgacCGCCGCTGCGGATGGCCTCCACCTATACCGCCGTATGCTCCGCCACCGCGTCGCCCCTAACAACTACACCTTCCCCTTCGCCCTCAAGGCCTGCTCTGCGCTGGCCGACCACCACTGCGGCCGCGCCATCCACCGCCACGCCATCCACGCGGGCCTCCAGGCCGACCTTTTCgtctccaccgccctcctcgacATGTACGTCAAGTGCGCTTGCCTACCCGACGCCGCCCACATCTTCGCCACCATGCCCGCCAGGGATCTCGTCGCCTGGAACGCCATGCTTGCCGGCTACGCGCACCATGGCATGTACCACCACGCGGTTGCTCACCTCCTCagcatgcagatgcagatgcatCGGCTCAGGCCCAACGCCTCCACCCTCGTGGCGCTCCTTCCGCTCCTTGCCCAGCAGGGGGCGCTCGCCCAGGGCACCAGCGTCCACGCCTACTGCATTCGTGCCTGCCTCCACCCCAACCGCAACAGCAAGAGCAAGCTGACGGACGGGGTGCTCCTCGGCACCGCGCTCCTGGATATGTACGCAAAGTGCGGGAGCCTGCTCTATGCTCGCAGGGTGTTCGATGCCATGCCTGCCAGGAACGAGGTCACCTGGAGCGCACTTATCGGAGGCTTTGTGCTGTGCAGCAGAATGACCCAGGCCTTCCTTCTGTTCAAGGCCATGCTAGCCCAGGGCCTCTGCTTTCTTTCTCCCACTTCCATTGCCAGTGCTCTCAGGGCCTGCGCCTCCCTCGACCATCTCCGTATGGGTGAACAGCTGCATGCTTTGCTTGCTAAATCTGGTGTCCACGCCGACTTGACTGCAGGGAACTCACTTCTCTCGATGTACGCCAAGGCTGGCTTGATTGACCAGGCAATAGCTTTGTTTGATGAGATGGCCGTCAAGGACACTGTCTCCTACAGTGCGCTTGTATCAGGGTATGTGCAGAATGGCAGGGCAGAGGAGGCGTTCCTTGTCTTCAAGAAGATGCAGGCATGCAATGTAGAACCAGATGCTGCAACAATGGTCTCGCTCATCCCAGCTTGCTCACACCTGGCGGCTTTGCAGCATGGAAGGTGCAGTCATGGTTCTGTCATAATCCGTGGACTCGCATCAGAGACTTCTATATGCAACGCGTTAATAGATATGTACGCAAAGTGTGGGCGGATCGATCTCTCCAGGCAGGTTTTCAACATGATGCCATCTCGGGATATTGTGTCATGGAATACTATGATTGCAGGATATGGAATCCATGGACTAGGGAAAGAAGCCACTGCATTGTTCTTAGAGATGAATAATCTAGGTTTTCCACCAGATGGTGTCACATTCATCTGCTTACTTTCGGCTTGCAGCCATTCTGGACTTGTGATTGAAGGGAAGCACTGGTTTCATGTGATGGGACACGGGTATGGTCTAACTCCCAGGATGGAGCACTATATCTGCATGGTTGATCTTTTGTCAAGAGGTGGTTTCCTCGATGAAGCCTACGAATTTATCCAGAGCATGCCACTGAGAGCAGATGTTCGTGTGTGGGTAGCCTTGCTTGGAGCTTGCCGGGTTTATAAGAACATTGATTTAGGAAAGAAGGTGTCAAGGATGATCCAGGAGCTAGGGCCCGAGGGCACCGGCAACTTTGTTTTGCTGTCCAACATATACAGCGCTGCTGGGAGATTCGATGAGGCGGCGGAGGTTCGGATAATACAGAAGGTACAGGGTTTTAAGAAGAGTCCAGGCTGCAGTTGGATTGAGATAAACGGCTCCCTACATGCATTTGTTGGGGGAGACCAATCTCATCCACAATCACCTGAAATATATCGAGAGCTGGATAACATTCTAGTAGGTATTAAGAAACTGGGTTACCAGCCCGATACCAGTTTTGTTTTGCAAGATCTggaggaagaggaaaaggagaagGCACTCATCTGTCATAGTGAAAAGCTAGCTATAGCCTATGGTATCCTGAGTCTTAGTGAAGATAAGACCATTTTTGTTACTAAGAATCTCCGCGTTTGTGGGGACTGTCATACTGTAATCAAGCACATAAGCTTAGTGAAGCGCAGGGCTATCATTGTACGAGATGCTAATAGGTTTCATCATTTCAAGAATGGGCAATGCAGCTGTGGAGATTTTTGGTGA